A window from Zingiber officinale cultivar Zhangliang chromosome 7A, Zo_v1.1, whole genome shotgun sequence encodes these proteins:
- the LOC122002620 gene encoding uncharacterized protein LOC122002620 isoform X2 yields the protein MEDGDDISPGGDLPQEKLMDGEDYIEEEDNVIVEGEPRKELSSSYRIKIIEILRNLHSPEIKIYSDASRKFISLLRGEVGGGILREYIQLSPQCSEIVEAWRIHQGKPGMVHILSLVSVIFNHSEGKSQTNGLGRNLDKFAWLIIDTKMSDIYAELDCNESRRQMTALDLLASIVRRGGRYASEVAKNFDFKLQVLFKISGLQKKGREERHGLRRSIRRAFVGFLMSFIEVGNPRLVKRVLQQGELYSAVLRGLASDETETITYVITTLQNKVLSEDSLVPPSLRSVIFGSIALEQLCHISGNSMAGRAAELAHEILVTACTDPCNGLMPGLKMKGNVKRLLELMRKLKATEVGCHRDLLLAISTKSQSLAAAYMDAFPYNVEPRPLPSWFTAVSVAADVISSVDTEASALSLANAVENLPSTVSDQLQNIFKNIIPRVCNRSLVNKGLLHADILVKHGSLRLIMESLKSLKVLVTTVDNALKNHLHEKTVNSHGKEIVELHGPPGFSCFLRVDKFVDDGALSPDNVGTTKWMSLRQRILDEIRGSLPDPQVLLKLLSSLSYKHSAKHSKSLKRTNTMAEVSGKRLKSNITIENDDIVIGGINISPLAELVKYENEVNHEVTISELGRDKDPKAIVAEIWKLNKENLVTSEEVDEQDYFYARLLDVIALYMWILPSAFEGSFDFFKILPSNILSLPIAQQQSLLYLLVESIGQSPGSSASARIPDFMYKHLQPLINLLIYSPSKEIKDLAYILAKSSLISTGAFDQNISEVDAWMISLPGFSRASYSSVDNKRAEAFRSLYSVVISFLCDAVSTVGNSLYKYLDQMHKLISNLEIFHDDSPGFSPLIICIFQKCLRLLESDTGTFKLYERSVVSLYVSNTLKLILESQVDMKILPGLINSILNEKFVDDSKNSLCEWRPLKNLFHFSQDLLNQKGFTLYSMPEITTEGLDSFQFIHSKMKELADRQQDEVAFALLSSIICAPVEDLLKNLHFLFTIAPLQFNSLVQFLSYLLFIEPKFLVEAINLWPSMFLSCQNKIEDVMAAHDCKGDCSHSLFIDDYLAGITLFSDAAVSKNSVASALSSFLRHAPFCALVSSFVCLGSYGKYSIRMLEIVHSPLFIDLLKDKIAKGSIDDLVLFLGCVLFWAHHIRLFYKAEPSDVLEELFQVCFTLVECIFEHILADSSAAVKSFDVEGSSLTKNIIDAVQLFLNHPLISWSISDPICYSKDVGNDKLLDATKSFDSLVIYSKQNFHKMDSLVLQRLTKVFENFLSLMSRDQRSSQSHVFVESVLEVCRGLIQKTAFLFREKFDVCVDRSCMIGLLPHFYIFYSMMNFCSPFDVLELANWMFSKIDTRASSCSSEVLVSLHFCMYIADSALDLLYSYMKQRNGAPESYGFHRVDEKSFNVAILQKVYCNIIDLVLCFNMKTATTCLLKAVYIVYNQKSSYVHPTSLPLYMLFSRMISHSPMNLVICCLNSISKVKGMILSLLMEVSPLFMHLFGQIFLGILSKSTSVCDFLNLDGEWSQRTKVVNRNCNFWLSEDDFILLLPAALSYVTSHLKDLRSNEILIFYSKILLENFSNWKSYVSGIILMEKSSPDYLLTSSEHFDRYLNNSLLGTALTMLHYFFTSNGNLVGKKQRLQIFNSLYSNSFELLDDNLKELSSCSYEESLKIIIDIFAKISFTRMLLSPVETLSQCVESETRASGEKTQKKDSERLNRAKLRFMTILVSSLDQIVSIFPLKNGSYSNSCVPVSYSIHCYMEHYILKNIIELAIEMRNYLSQIPSVPSLDHFIRSCLLYRFEDPATLKAIRCFLAALPEKTFSSSEILGLLLGHSKFVSTILSSESFADSSASMANEQSLPSVLKFLDVSTNVHESAKFMVKRSSDRDQRRLELIKLVRVLYHFELRTCNVKPEISVRDSRELFILLLSSYGATLSKTDLEILSLIHEIESIEGTKYDKIAEMDYLWGNSVLKIRKEVVHDGQSSLAMTSYCELAEDQRKMLFRENMPVDMINCVMTVLNLCHDGSQLTTSVSIENLLQDKFIDVIEQPTSCDSILGYDPAFILRFSLHCLVIGFIEPIEFSQLGLLAVAFVSISSVDEELRKLGYEVLGRYKLSLENSRNKDLLQLQLLLTYFQNGITQPWERVPSIFTIFAAEASFMLIDNRQNHFFTISRFLMHSPKMDFKSVPLFHTTFKSTDSNKLEHIWILQLLYAGINSIDDAKIYRRNKLLEFLLSFHASSMSNSQSSFLILQIIQKSTKLPMLAEYMVKECGLLSWLFSVITYFGEKLHAEERQFSLTVMELILKAVNDVVSITSISEWLQDCALEQLSELSSYLHHLFVNDIKLLKENVSLVRLILHVVISTFNISQKRAINQPKFTISLEGLFNLYLSINTEFSKTECAMANELGLTAMLMSSPLPVVSTLDKARLVKLTGWAISASLQSSSSKGCLFKEFYPPFLVAHKVKQEDEPLISKLLRWVVASVILGTISNEFYNKKTDFCFGLSSCTTLESALEFFTTREGNIGEEELFASEALAFTILYLQQLLGRSCMDLPSVIFSLCLLLISEGSSKTGKDYLDENHSQIVSLCSKIRCPLEVHPAWRWSFAQPWRDDAASNRTEIEKVSNRTEIEKIEEEQACQSLLIIFSTALNGKQSGFPVLSHEDLERSGLFQWERDIASRMRE from the exons ATGGAAGATGGTGATGATATTTCCCCTGGCGGCGACCTCCcacaag AGAAACTTATGGACGGAGAAGACTATATTGAAGAAGAGGACAACGTAATTGTAGAGGGGGAACCTAGAAAAGAATTGTCAAGTTCGTACagaataaaaattattgagatttTGAGAAACTTACATTCTCCAGAGATAAAAATTTATTCAGATGCCTCCAGGAAGTTCATTAGTTTGTTGAGAGGGGAAGTAGGTGGAGGGATCCTACGTGAATACATTCAGTTGTCTCCACAATGCTCAGAAATCGTGGAAGCTTGGAGGATTCATCAAGGAAAACCTGGGATGGTGCATATATTGTCGTTAGTTTCTGTGATTTTTAACCACTCTGAAGGGAAGTCTCAGACTAATGGATTAGGTAGGAATCTTGATAAATTTGCATGGTTGATAATTGACACCAAAATGAGTGATATTTATGCTGAACTTGATTGTAATGAATCAAGACGCCAGATGACAGCTCTGGACCTTTTGGCTTCAATAGTTAGGCGTGGTGGACGATATGCTTCTGAGGTTGccaaaaattttgattttaagctGCAAGTTCTTTTTAAGATATCAGGACTACAAAAGAAAGGTAGGGAGGAGAGGCATGGCTTAAGACGGTCCATTAGGAGGGCATTTGTTGGCTTTTTGATGTCATTTATTGAAGTTGGGAATCCTAGGCTAGTGAAGCGGGTTTTGCAGCAGGGGGAGTTGTATTCCGCAGTGCTTCGTGGACTTGCAAGTGATGAGACTGAGACTATTACGTATGTCATCACCACACTGCAGAACAAGGTCCTTTCTGAAGATTCACTAGTTCCACCCTCTCTCCGGAGTGTTATATTTGGGAGCATCGCCTTAGAGCAGTTGTGCCACATTTCAGGAAATTCAATGGCAGGCCGTGCTGCCGAGCTTGCACATGAGATTTTGGTGACGGCATGCACTGATCCATGCAATGGTTTGATGCCTGGTTTAAAAATGAAGGGGAATGTGAAAAGGCTGCTTGAGTTGATGAGGAAGTTGAAGGCGACAGAGGTTGGTTGCCATCGAGATTTATTATTGGCTATTTCCACCAAGAGTCAATCCTTGGCTGCAGCTTACATGGATGCTTTTCCCTACAATGTTGAGCCTCGGCCATTGCCTTCATG GTTTACTGCTGTATCCGTTGCAGCTGATGTCATTTCTTCTGTAGATACGGAAGCTAGTGCCTTGTCACTTGCTAATGCTGTTGAAAATCTGCCATCTACAGTCAGTGATCAGTTGCAAAACATCTTTAAGAACATCATTCCCCGAGTCTGCAATCGATCATTAGTAAATAAAGGATTGCTTCATGCTGACATTCTTGTTAAGCATGGTTCTCTCAGACTAATTATGGAATCACTTAAATCACTAAAAGTTCTTGTCACAACAGtagataatgctttgaaaaatcaTCTTCATGAGAAAACAGTCAATTCACATGGCAAAGAGATTGTTGAACTGCATGGTCCTCCAGGGTTTAGTTGCTTTCTAAGAGTGGATAAGTTTGTGGATGATGGAGCTTTGTCCCCTGATAATGTAGGAACTACAAAATGGATGTCTCTAAGGCAACGCATACTGGATGAGATAAGAGGGTCGCTGCCTGATCCTCAAGTTTTGCTCAAGTTGTTGTCTTCACTAAGTTACAAACATTCGGCAAAGCACTCAAAAAGCTTAAAGAGAACCAATACCATGGCTGAAGTTTCAGGAAAGAGATTGAAGTCTAATATCACTATAGAGAATGATGATATTGTTATTGGCGGAATTAATATTTCACCTTTGGCTGAGCTTGTTAAATATGAAAATGAAGTTAATCATGAAGTCACCATCTCTGAGTTGGGCAGGGACAAAGATCCTAAAGCAATAGTAGCTGAGATATGGAAATTAAATAAAGAGAATTTGGTCACAAGCGAAGAAGTGGATGAACAAGATTATTTTTATGCAAGGCTGCTTGATGTCATTGCACTCTATATG TGGATTTTGCCAAGTGCTTTTGAAGGTTCTTTTGACTTTTTCAAAATTCTGCCAAgtaatattttaagtcttccTATAGCACAACAACAATCTCTATTGTATTTGCTGGTAGAGTCAATTGGACAATCTCCAGGAAGTAGTGCTTCAGCCAGAATTCCAGATTTTATGTACAAACACTTGCAACCTTTAATTAATCTCTTGATATATTCACCATCTAAAGAAATTAAAGATTTAGCATATATACTGGCAAAATCATCCCTCATCAGCACCGGGGCATTCGACCAGAATATTTCAGAAGTTGATGCCTGGATGATCTCCTTACCTGGCTTTAGCCGAGCATCATATTCTTCCGTGGACAACAAAAGAGCAGAAGCATTTCGTAGCTTATATTCAGTTGTCATTTCATTTCTTTGTGATGCTGTTTCAACCGTGGGAAATAGTCTATACAAATATCTTGACCAAATGCACAAGCTTATCTCTAATCTTGAAATTTTTCACG ATGATTCCCCTGGATTTAGCCCTTTGATTATTTGCATCTTTCAAAAGTGCTTGAGGTTGCTCGAATCAGATACGGGAACCTTCAAGTTATATGAGAGATCTGTTGTTTCATTGTATGTGTCTAACACCctaaaattgattttagaatcACAG GTAGACATGAAAATATTGCCTGGTcttataaattcaatattgaatGAGAAATTTGTGGATGATTCAAAGAATTCACTATGTGAATGGAGGCCACTGAAGAATCTATTTCATTTCTCCCAAGATCTTTTAAACCAGAAAGGATTTACTTTGTACTCCATGCCAGAGATTACAACAGAAGGACTTGACTCTTTCCAATTTATTCATTCCAAAATGAAGGAACTTGCAGATCGGCAGCAAGATGAAGTAGCCTTTGCACTTTTATCTTCAATCATATGTGCTCCGGTTGAGGATCTCCTAAAAAATCTTCATTTCCTTTTCACAATTGCCCCACTGCAATTTAATTCTCTTGTCCAATTCCTGTCATATCTACTCTTTATTGAGCCAAAGTTTCTTGTTGAAGCTATTAATTTGTGGCCAAGTATGTTTCTTTCTTGTCAGAATAAGATTGAGGATGTAATGGCAGCACATGACTGCAAAGGTGATTGCAGCCATTCGctatttatagatgattatttggCTGGTATAACATTATTCTCAGATGCTGCTGTTTCCAAAAATTCAGTTGCTAGTGCATTGTCTTCATTTTTAAGGCATGCTCCTTTTTGTGCACTAGTTTCTTCATTTGTTTGCTTGGGCAGCTACGGGAAGTACTCAATCAGAATGTTAGAAATAGTGCACTCTCCCTTATTTATAGATCTGCTTAAAGATAAGATAGCCAAAGGTTCAATTGATGACTTGGTTTTATTTCTTGGATGTGTACTCTTTTGGGCTCACCATATACGGTTATTTTATAAGGCTGAGCCATCTGATGTTCTTGAAGAACTCTTCCAAGTGTGCTTCACTCTTGTAGAGTGCATCTTTGAGCATATTCTGGCAGATTCCTCAGCTGCAGTCAAATCCTTTGATGTGGAAGGATCTTCATtaactaaaaatattatagaTGCTGTTCAGCTCTTTCTCAACCACCCACTTATTTCATGGTCTATATCAGATCCAATATGCTATAGCAAAGATGTTGGAAATGATAAGCTGCTAGATGCTACCAAATCTTTTGATTCTCTTGTAATTTACTCAAAGCAAAATTTTCACAAAATGGACAGTCTTGTGTTGCAACGTTTAACTAAGGTTTTTGAAAACTTCTTGTCTTTGATGAGTCGAGATCAGCGTTCCTCCCAAAGCCATGTATTTGTTGAATCTGTTCTTGAGGTTTGTAGGGGCCTAATTCAGAAGACAGCCTTCTTGTTCAGGGAAAAGTTTGATGTCTGTGTTGATAGAAGTTGTATGATTGGGCTTCTTCCTCACTTCTATATCTTTTACTCCATGATGAACTTCTGTTCTCCTTTTGATGTTCTTGAACTTGCTAACTGGATGTTTTCAAAGATAGATACCAGAGCTTCTAGCTGCAGTTCAGAGGTTCTTGTGTCTCTTCATTTCTGTATGTATATTGCTGATAGTGCATTGGATTTGCTATACAGTTATATGAAACAGAGGAATGGCGCACCTGAATCATATGGGTTTCATCGAGTGGATGAGAAAAGTTTTAATGTTGCCATTCTTCAGAAGGTTTACTGCAATATCATTGATTTGGTATTATGCTTTAATATGAAAACTGCAACTACTTGCCTTCTGAAAGCTGTTTATATTGTGTACAATCAGAAGTCTTCATATGTTCACCCTACTTCTCTTCCATTGTACATGCTATTTTCTAGGATGATCAGCCATAGTCCAATGAATTTGGTTATCTGCTGCCTAAATTCCATAAGCAAGGTTAAGGGAATGATATTGTCGTTGCTTATGGAAGTAAGTCCTTTGTTCATGCATCTCTTTGGACAGATATTCTTGGGCATTTTGAGCAAGAGTACATCTGTTTGTGATTTCCTAAATTTAGATGGTGAATGGTCACAAAGGACTAAGGTGGTTAACCGGAACTGCAACTTTTGGCTTTCTGAGGATGATTTTATTCTTCTACTTCCAGCTGCTTTGTCATATGTCACCTCACATTTAAAGGATCTTAGATCTAATGAAATTCTGATATTCTACTCTAAaattcttttggaaaacttttcaaattGGAAGAGCTATGTGTCTGGCATTATTTTAATGGAAAAATCCTCTCCTGATTACCTACTCACATCATCTGAACATTTTGATAGATATTTGAATAATTCTCTTCTTGGAACAGCACTCACTATGTTGCACTACTTTTTCACTTCAAATGGGAATTTAGTTGGGAAGAAGCAACGCCTGCAAATATTTAATTCTCTTTACTCAAATTCCTTTGAGCTACTTGATGATAACCTCAAAGAACTAAGCAGTTGTTCTTATGAGGAATCCTTGAAGATCATTATTGATATTTTTGCCAAGATATCATTTACAAGGATGTTGCTATCACCTGTGGAAACTTTGTCACAATGTGTGGAATCAGAAACCAGAGCATCCGGTGAGAAGACTCAGAAAAAGGATTCTGAAAGATTGAATCGTGCCAAGTTGAGGTTTATGACTATATTGGTTAGTTCATTGGATCAGATTGTCAGCATATTTCCTCTTAAGAATGGTAGCTATTCCAATTCCTGTGTCCCTGTTAGTTATAGTATTCACTGCTACATGGaacattatattttgaaaaacatCATTGAATTGGCCATTGAAATGAGGAACTATCTTTCTCAGATACCTTCTGTTCCGTCTCTAGATCACTTTATCAGATCTTGCCTCCTATATAGGTTTGAGGATCCTGCTACTTTAAAAGCAATTCGTTGCTTTCTAGCTGCACTACCTGAAAAGACATTTTCTTCATCTGAAATTCTTGGGCTTTTGCTTGGACACTCTAAGTTTGTTTCTACAATTCTCTCAAGTGAGAGTTTTGCTGATTCATCTGCTTCAATGGCTAATGAGCAGTCACTCCCAAGTGTTCTGAAATTTCTTGATGTCTCTACTAATGTCCATGAATCTGCTAAATTCATGGTCAAAAGAAGCTCTGATAGAGACCAAAGAAGGTTAGAATTGATTAAGTTGGTCAGAGTTTTGTATCATTTTGAGCTTAGAACCTGCAATGTGAAACCTGAAATCAGTGTCAGGGATTCAAGGGAGttatttattcttcttttatctTCTTACGGGGCAACTTTAagtaaaactgatttggaaataCTCAGTCTGATCCACGAGATTGAATCAATTGAAGGAACTAAATATGACAAAATTGCTGAGATGGATTATTTGTGGggtaattctgtcttgaaaataagaaaagaagttGTGCATGATGGCCAATCCTCTTTAGCCATGACATCTTATTGTGAATTGGCTGAAGATCAACGCAAAATGCTATTCAGAGAGAATATGCCAGTTGATATGATCAATTGTGTGATGACAGTTTTGAATTTATGTCATGATGGGTCTCAATTAACTACTTCAGTGTCGATAGAAAATCTTCTTCAGGATAAATTCATTGATGTGATCGAG CAACCTACATCATGTGACTCAATTCTAGGATATGATCCTGCTTTCATATTGCGGTTCTCACTCCATTGCCTTGTGATAGGGTTCATTGAACCCATTGAGTTTTCTCAGCTAGGCCTGCTTGCTGTCGCTTTTGTAAGCATATCTTCTGTAGATGAAGAGTTGCGGAAATTGGGGTACGAAGTCCTTGGAAGATATAAATTATCACTTGAG AATTCTCGAAATAAAGACCTACTGCAGCTCCAACTTCTCTTAACATATTTCCAGAATGGTATAACACAACCATGGGAAAGGGTGCCTTCAATTTTCACTATTTTTGCTGCAGAAGCTTCTTTCATGCTCATAGACAACAGGCAGAATCATTTCTTTACTATAAGCAGGTTCTTAATGCATTCACCTAAAATGGATTTTAAG AGTGTTCCTTTGTTTCACACAACATTCAAAAGTACTGATTCCAACAAATTGGAGCACATTTGGATCCTTCAACTTTTATATGCaggaatcaattcaattgatgatGCTAAAATATATAGGAGAAACAAACTTCTAGAATTCTTGCTAAGTTTTCATGCCTCATCGATGTCAAATTCTCAATCTAGTTTCCTAATTCTTCAG ATTATACAGAAATCAACAAAGTTACCTATGCTAGCTGAATATATGGTGAAGGAATGTGGTTTGCTCTCGTGGTTATTTTCTGTTATAACATATTTCGGTGAAAAGCTGCATGCAGAAGAGAGGCAATTTTCATTAACTGTCATGGAGTTGATTTTGAAG GCAGTGAATGATGTGGTTTCTATCACATCAATTTCTGAATGGCTTCAAGATTGTGCCCTCGAACAATTATCAGAACTTTCATCTTATTTACATCATTTATTCGTGAATGACATTAAGTTGCTGAAGGAAAATGTTTCATTGGTACGCTTGATCTTGCATGTGGTGATATCAACATTCAATATATCTCAGAAAAGGGCGATAAACCAACCAAAATTCACCATTTCACTTGAGGGCTTATTTAATTTATACTTATCCATCAATACTGAGTTCAGTAAAACGGAGTGTGCAATGGCTAATGAACTTGGATTGACTGCTATGCTTATGAGCAGTCCATTGCCAGTTGTATCTACGTTG GATAAGGCCAGACTAGTGAAACTTACTGGTTGGGCAATTTCAGCTTCTTTACAATCATCATCTAGTAAGGGATGCCTGTTCAAAGAATTTTATCCTCCTTTTTTAGTTGCGCACAAAGTAAAACAAGAAGATGAACCTCTTATATCAAAGCTGCTGCGATGGGTTGTGGCTTCAGTAATTCTGGGCACAATCTCAAATGAATTTTACAACAAAAAAACAGATTTCTGTTTTGGGTTATCAAGTTGTACAACTCTGGAATCTGCACTCGAATTTTTTACTACCAGAGAGGGTAATATTGGAGAGGAAGAATTGTTTGCTAGTGAGGCATTAGCTTTTACGATACTGTATCTTCAACAGCTTCTTGGAAGGAGCTGTATGGATCTTCCTTCAGTGATATTTTCATTATGTTTATTACTTATTTCTGAAGGGTCCAGTAAAACTG GTAAGGACTATTTAGACGAGAATCACAGTCAGATTGTCTCACTATGCTCAAAGATTCGTTGCCCTCTGGAGGTTCATCCCGCTTGGAGATG GTCCTTTGCTCAGCCATGGCGGGATGATGCCGCATCAAACCGAACAGAGATAGAAAAAGTATCAAACCGAACAGAGATAGAAAAAATAGAAGAAGAACAAGCTTGTCAAAGTCTTCTCATTATCTTCTCAACTGCCCTCAATGGGAAACAATCTGGTTTTCCAGTTCTCTCACACGAAGACCTGGAGCGGTCTGGGCTGTTCCAATgggagcgagatatcgccagcaGAATGCGAGAGTGA